The following is a genomic window from Lysinibacillus sp. JNUCC-52.
AACACAATGGATGCGTTAGTAAATAAGAGAATAAAACAAGTGCTTAAAGGCGATCAAAACGCATTTGCCGATATTGTGAGTCTCTATCAGCACAAACTGTACCAAGTATGCTACCGAATGTTAGGAAACAAGCAAGAATCTGAGGATATTGCACAAGAAGCGTTTGTTCGTGCATATATGAATTTGCATACTTTTGATCAAAAAAGAAAATTTTCGACGTGGCTTTATCGCATCGCGACGAACCTCTGTATAGACCGTATTAGAAAGAAAAAGCCGGATTATTATTTAGATGCGGAGGTAGCTGGTACAGAAGGGCTGGATATGTATTCACAAA
Proteins encoded in this region:
- the sigW gene encoding RNA polymerase sigma factor SigW; the protein is MDALVNKRIKQVLKGDQNAFADIVSLYQHKLYQVCYRMLGNKQESEDIAQEAFVRAYMNLHTFDQKRKFSTWLYRIATNLCIDRIRKKKPDYYLDAEVAGTEGLDMYSQIAADDQLPEEQLEQMELQDRIQYEIGRLPDKYRSVIVLKYIEELSLQEISEILDMPLGTVKTRIHRGREALRKQLNNL